AGTACCTTTTGTACTTTCAATACCTGTGATACCAGTTTTTGCACCGTCTTCTGCAGTGCTGCATGTTTTACTTGTATCTGTTGTTGGTTCACAACAGTACTACCTCCAGCAGATGGAGTTAAAGCTGCGATTGGCGCTGTAACTTTAGCTGCAATAGGCCCAGTAGTTTTAGCTGCAACACTCCCTGATTTAACTGCAGGACTAATAGATGTAGCTACAAAGTTACTGGTAGATGTATCTGTGGAAGTGGTAGTTTCAGTATTTGTACCAGATACTGCTTCTCCCCTAACCTCATGGGACACGTAAACTCCGTTTAAAAAACAGTTATTGAGTGTTAGTTGACCATTGTTGACTACCGGAGATCCATCTTCCATGTTCAAGATAGACAGGTTTTCTAGAACCACACAAACTCCGGGATCTATGGTAACTGTTCCACCTTCCCCTCCAGCGATTATAACAGTGTCTTCAGCAGTAGCACCAGTACCTTTGATGGTAATGCTTTTATTAACAATTACTGGTTCATAATATTCCCCAGCTGCTAGTTGAACATTATAACTATCTGCAGTGTTCTCATCATTAATTGCATCCTGTATAACACAGGAACCATAATAAGTGGTTCCTGTTTCTACTACATATGAATAAGTAGTTGGTTCTTTAGCAGGCGCAATGGCAAAAGCTGCCCCACTTAAAATTATTGCAAACAGGAAAGCAAAGACAATGAAAGTCGATTTCATTTTCACCCGTTGGATTATCATTTTTTCTTGCCACCTTCTCATATTAAAATAACATTCTCTAATACATACCCTGACTTCACAATCAGTTATAATAAACAAACATTTTAGTGACTCAAGTCACAAAAGTGTGTGCTATATGTCACAAAAAGATATGTTTTTTTGGTTTTAAAAACTTTAAATAACATAAACCAAACAAATAAAATTTAAAAAAGATTAATAATTAATAATTAAATTTATATTCAAAATTAAAACATTTTTATCCGGATTTTTAATGATTTTTCCCTAAAATCGGTTCACATTTTGGAACGAAAAATGTTGGAGTAAGATTATATGTTAATAAAAAGAATTTATTGTTAAAAAAGCGATTTTTAAGTGCATAAAGAAACGGGTAAAAATCCAATTATTTTTATCTGTTTATACCTAAATCCTCTTCTACAGACTGTACCATATCCTGAATATCCTCAAAGGAATGAACCAATACCAACCGTTTCACAGTCACATTATTCACTAGCTGGGCACAGTTTATCAGATTCTCTTTCTGAGTGGTTTGTTGAAAGATGCGATTGGCAACTGAGTGACGGATTAAATCAATCAAGTTCTCCTGAGACTTTAAAACGGATATTCCAGTGTTAACAATTGATTCTCCATTATTTAATTCTGGATTGAAATTTCCATCCGCTCCATCCTGTACTTTTTCAATAACGTAAATCCTCTCAAGTTTTACTGGTTCCGGGGAAAACTGGTAGGATGCATCACAGAACACCTTACCCGCCAGGGTCTTCAAAGGAGTTAAAATATCAGTGTGTTCTTTAACTTGGTTGTAAGCCTCCTCTGATAAACGCACATGAGGATAACCCGGATAGACCACTGGTTTTCCAGCCTCATCAAATTTTATAGTCAGAATATCATCTGCCACCAATGGGTATCCCTTCACATAGAGGTGGATGGCAGTGGTTGATTTACCATTACCACGGTGTCCCAAGAAGGCCACTGCCCCAGATATCTCATTGGTATCCACCTTACCCATGTTTACTGCGCTACCGTGCAGGACTAAAAAACCACGCTGGTGAAGCATTAGGGACATCACTGGCCCCAATAGGAATGGGATTAAATTAAGTTCATCAGAACCATCCAGATCAGCAATTGGTTCCACAATCACTTGCTCACCATTACTGATCTTAACCTTCCCAATTTCATCCCACCACAGATACACATCAGATCCTGTAACCAAGTAGTTGGGCCCATCCACATCAGCCCCCGTAACCTGGGAAGGATCAACTAATCCAAATGTAATCTCAACATCGGGGCCACCTTCCCTGAGTTCATTACCAGAACATTCAATCATTCCAGGTAGTTCAATTTCTGATGCGATTTCCAATCCAAATGCTTTATAGGTGAACATGTGATCATTCTCCATTGTTAGAGAGATAAAATTTTTTACATGAGATAAATTATATTCTAATTGGCAGGATAAGTATCTTCCAATTTTTCTCAAATGTTAAGAAATAATGGAACAATAGTTATATTCCATAAATTATAGAAGTAAACACTTAAATTAACAAATTTAACTAAAATATTAAGGAATTGGGAGCTTTTAAATGAATTTTTCCAGAATCTTACAAGACGAAAAGCAAAACGGAGTAGAATTCACCGAATTCATGGATGACAATGCATTTAAGACCATATCCGCATTCTCCAACACCGATGGCGGGACCCTGTTCTGCGGTGTTAAAAGTAAAAGAAATATCCCCGGTTTTGACTGCAGTGACAAAAACGTCCAACAAATCACCACCAAAATAATAGA
This DNA window, taken from uncultured Methanobacterium sp., encodes the following:
- a CDS encoding ATP-binding protein translates to MNFSRILQDEKQNGVEFTEFMDDNAFKTISAFSNTDGGTLFCGVKSKRNIPGFDCSDKNVQQITTKIIDKMGINPIISCFNWEEKNDPEN